One region of Luteitalea sp. genomic DNA includes:
- a CDS encoding SMP-30/gluconolactonase/LRE family protein: MKPKPNPILDFGVDKSTIRYIGDELQRPECILAERDGTLWVADARGGIVKLGANGHQEIITQKRSAHFANAGSEAARYLEGTLPNGLAFNRDGDFLISNFGTDCLEVMSRDGTSRVVADRIDGQPIGKVNFVLRDSRDRIWVTVSTRVTNWMHALRTDLADGYLARYDHGGFHIVADGFRFTNEIRFDEKEELLYVVETTGGCISRLRIDEKGTVRGREIFGPSNLGKGAWPDGIAFDSYGNLWGTLVYSDKLFVLTPQGDLRILLDEGDPQQIDALERAFLRNHVNEDVLFATGRGIAPWMASVTFGGRDLQTVYIGSLKGTRIPYFRSPVPGLPMVHWRETVASTGSGKPSSF, translated from the coding sequence ATGAAACCGAAACCGAACCCGATCCTCGATTTTGGCGTCGACAAGAGCACCATTCGGTATATTGGCGATGAGCTCCAGCGTCCCGAATGCATTCTGGCCGAGCGCGATGGCACGTTGTGGGTGGCCGACGCTCGCGGAGGCATCGTCAAGCTCGGCGCCAACGGTCACCAGGAGATCATCACCCAGAAGCGGTCGGCGCACTTCGCGAATGCCGGCAGCGAGGCGGCGCGTTACCTGGAAGGCACGTTGCCGAACGGCCTGGCGTTCAACCGAGACGGCGACTTCTTGATCTCGAACTTTGGGACCGACTGTCTAGAAGTGATGTCTAGAGATGGCACGTCGAGGGTCGTGGCGGACCGCATCGACGGTCAACCGATCGGGAAGGTCAACTTCGTCCTGCGGGACTCGCGAGACCGGATTTGGGTAACGGTCTCCACGCGTGTCACGAATTGGATGCACGCGCTACGGACCGACTTGGCGGATGGATATCTGGCTCGGTATGACCACGGTGGCTTCCACATCGTGGCCGACGGGTTCCGCTTCACCAATGAGATCCGCTTCGATGAGAAGGAAGAGCTCCTCTATGTGGTCGAGACCACAGGAGGGTGCATCAGCCGCTTGCGGATCGATGAGAAGGGTACCGTGAGGGGGCGGGAGATCTTTGGCCCGAGCAACCTAGGGAAAGGTGCGTGGCCGGATGGCATCGCCTTCGATAGCTACGGCAATCTTTGGGGAACCCTCGTCTACTCCGACAAGCTCTTCGTCCTCACGCCCCAGGGAGATTTGCGGATCCTGCTGGACGAAGGGGATCCGCAACAAATCGATGCCCTGGAGCGCGCCTTCTTGCGAAATCACGTCAACGAAGACGTCTTGTTTGCCACCGGCCGAGGAATCGCACCGTGGATGGCGAGCGTCACATTCGGCGGCCGTGATCTGCAAACGGTGTACATCGGCTCCCTGAAAGGCACGCGCATACCGTACTTTCGGTCTCCGGTTCCAGGTCTGCCCATGGTGCACTGGCGCGAAACAGTGGCCTCGACGGGTTCAGGCAAGCCTTCCTCATTCTGA
- a CDS encoding cupin domain-containing protein, which yields MSVPTRHEADAEELDLPGRRLRWLVSDDSLSAEHCSVCVIRVAPGEKVRPAHSHPNGEEVIYIIRGSGRVLVDGEVQTVAAGTAVLFPRGAVHMLHNTASEEMKVVCFFAPATNLDNYQLHEGVDFPD from the coding sequence ATGAGCGTGCCTACACGACACGAAGCTGACGCGGAGGAGCTCGACTTGCCGGGTCGGCGCCTCCGTTGGCTGGTGTCGGACGACAGCTTGAGCGCCGAACACTGTTCCGTGTGTGTGATCCGCGTCGCTCCGGGGGAGAAGGTCAGACCTGCGCATTCTCATCCCAACGGAGAAGAAGTCATCTACATCATTCGTGGCTCGGGACGCGTGCTCGTGGACGGCGAAGTGCAGACAGTGGCGGCCGGAACCGCAGTGCTGTTTCCCCGAGGCGCCGTCCACATGCTCCACAACACGGCCAGCGAAGAGATGAAGGTCGTCTGCTTCTTTGCCCCGGCCACGAATCTGGACAACTACCAGCTCCACGAAGGTGTGGACTTTCCCGACTGA
- a CDS encoding transketolase has protein sequence MEPKTVMANRPGTLRPPAANEDYLLRRGILELLAIKDSDVRVSSLEQCRDAVDKSLHAGGAFSATIPLVALYYGGFMNLDIVNPTRRGQDLFVLSKGHAVAALAAIYAELGYFDRSVLQKSRSYTSILNGHPGPVLPGIHLATGPMGQGLSVAQGFAIVGRSAPRFDTYCLCGDGEMQEGPIWEAVMYAGQKHLDNLCVLIDRNNGQLDIASRMVFPMPALESVFAAFDWEVHSVDATQYDGVYSALEKFRYGPRTGKPTVIVCHCSKGEGALSDFLNKHKVTVPDDVLEQEMGLQSARRRERVDELDRFMQDLSDHPGGGSIQEGLLTMARQMHLEVARGPSGELLLPAVVGPVQTVRAPRREKKVTYDADLLPRLDRTKAYASGEIVTRAMKVFARDRAVVSIDADLATTSGLEAGVAAVDQHRALNVGVAEANMAGIGEAFAALGHQTWISTFCPFFDWKVLRRIAVGYQERLEAIEAPDGWLSEGHGLDLTMLATAANFETRTNGATHMGNDDCTIFDGLGHLKIVDVSCPQQMLALMKWTMEGSRGLLYVRVMRTASAVLYDGDYTFELGKGYVLRESPADAAVIVSSGRGVHEALAAAAECASHGLEVGVVDMPSIDEDLLIRLCESGTLVCVAEQNNGYIFQNLLKVLYRRGKDRGTSLERVVAINTLDSEGRPRFIHSGTYEELIRAFGLAPSQIAEVVHHHVGEHRHERAYTTRS, from the coding sequence ATGGAACCGAAGACTGTCATGGCGAACCGACCCGGCACTCTGCGACCCCCCGCGGCAAACGAGGACTACCTCCTGCGTCGCGGCATCCTCGAGCTGCTCGCGATCAAGGACTCGGACGTTCGCGTGTCGAGCCTCGAACAGTGCCGGGATGCGGTCGACAAGAGCCTACATGCCGGAGGCGCCTTCTCGGCCACCATTCCGCTCGTCGCCCTGTACTACGGCGGGTTCATGAACCTGGACATCGTCAATCCGACGCGGCGCGGGCAAGACCTGTTCGTGCTGAGCAAGGGGCACGCCGTGGCCGCCCTAGCGGCGATCTACGCCGAGTTGGGCTACTTCGACCGTTCGGTCCTACAGAAATCGCGCTCCTACACGAGCATCCTGAATGGCCACCCCGGGCCGGTTCTCCCCGGGATCCATCTGGCCACCGGTCCGATGGGACAGGGCTTGTCGGTGGCACAGGGGTTTGCGATCGTGGGACGCTCGGCGCCGCGCTTCGATACCTACTGCTTGTGCGGTGATGGCGAGATGCAGGAGGGCCCGATCTGGGAAGCGGTCATGTACGCCGGCCAGAAGCATCTGGACAATCTGTGCGTGCTCATCGACCGCAACAACGGCCAGCTCGACATCGCGAGCCGCATGGTGTTTCCGATGCCGGCGCTCGAATCAGTGTTTGCCGCGTTCGATTGGGAAGTGCACAGCGTCGACGCGACGCAATACGATGGGGTCTATTCGGCGCTCGAGAAGTTTCGGTACGGTCCGCGCACCGGCAAGCCGACGGTCATCGTCTGCCATTGCTCGAAAGGGGAGGGGGCGCTGTCCGACTTCCTGAACAAGCACAAGGTCACCGTTCCCGATGACGTGCTCGAGCAGGAGATGGGCTTGCAGTCCGCTCGACGCCGCGAGCGTGTCGACGAGCTCGACCGATTCATGCAGGATCTCAGTGACCATCCCGGCGGCGGCTCAATCCAGGAGGGGCTGCTGACGATGGCCCGGCAGATGCATCTCGAGGTCGCCCGGGGCCCGTCCGGTGAGCTGTTGCTGCCAGCCGTGGTTGGACCGGTTCAGACGGTGCGCGCGCCGCGACGCGAGAAGAAGGTCACCTACGATGCAGACCTCCTGCCTCGCCTCGATCGCACGAAGGCGTACGCGAGCGGCGAGATTGTCACCCGCGCCATGAAGGTCTTCGCGCGCGACCGGGCGGTGGTGTCGATCGATGCGGACCTCGCCACGACCAGCGGCCTGGAGGCGGGAGTGGCGGCCGTGGACCAGCACCGTGCGCTGAATGTAGGCGTAGCGGAGGCCAACATGGCGGGCATTGGCGAGGCCTTCGCGGCGTTGGGCCATCAGACGTGGATCAGCACCTTTTGTCCGTTCTTCGACTGGAAGGTGCTGCGGCGCATCGCCGTGGGCTACCAGGAGCGCCTGGAGGCGATCGAAGCGCCGGACGGCTGGTTGAGCGAGGGACACGGCCTGGACCTCACGATGCTCGCGACGGCCGCGAACTTCGAGACCCGCACCAACGGCGCGACACACATGGGCAACGACGATTGCACGATCTTCGATGGTCTCGGCCACCTGAAGATTGTCGATGTGTCCTGTCCACAGCAGATGCTCGCCCTCATGAAATGGACCATGGAGGGCAGCCGCGGGCTTCTCTATGTGCGGGTGATGCGCACCGCGTCCGCGGTGCTCTACGACGGCGACTACACGTTCGAGCTCGGCAAGGGCTACGTGCTACGCGAGAGCCCGGCCGATGCGGCCGTGATCGTCAGCAGCGGTCGTGGCGTCCATGAAGCGCTGGCCGCCGCCGCCGAATGCGCCAGCCACGGCCTGGAGGTCGGCGTGGTCGACATGCCGTCGATAGACGAGGACTTGCTGATCCGGTTGTGTGAGTCGGGCACGCTGGTGTGCGTCGCAGAGCAAAACAACGGCTACATCTTCCAGAACTTGCTGAAGGTGCTGTACCGCCGCGGTAAGGACAGAGGGACGAGCCTCGAACGCGTCGTGGCAATCAATACCCTGGACAGCGAGGGGCGGCCACGCTTCATTCATTCTGGAACCTATGAGGAGCTGATCCGAGCCTTCGGCCTCGCCCCGTCGCAGATCGCCGAAGTGGTCCACCATCACGTGGGAGAACATCGACATGAGCGTGCCTACACGACACGAAGCTGA
- a CDS encoding FCD domain-containing protein has translation MSPSKSGRKTVTKHVRRRVLERRVLREDIRDELIEDILHGRLPPGDRIVETRIAQRFGVSQAPVREALRDLELLGFIVSSPFRGAIVRQLSVEDLVQIYPIRAVLEGLAAHDAATRITASDLKRLERLLATMRSAASRGDKRAAVDADFAFHLTIVEASGNWLLKQFWERMRLATTTLLTIAKTHRSLPEIAERHQLVLDALRSRDADAAEQAMRRHIDEPGQWLRTAMEEAEAQKPDQRRSTPRAKKAAG, from the coding sequence ATGAGCCCATCGAAGTCTGGCAGAAAGACCGTTACCAAGCACGTCAGGCGTCGGGTCCTGGAACGGCGGGTGCTCCGAGAGGACATCCGAGATGAGCTAATCGAAGATATCCTCCACGGGCGTCTCCCGCCCGGCGATCGGATCGTCGAGACCAGGATTGCCCAGCGCTTCGGCGTGAGTCAGGCCCCCGTGCGAGAAGCCTTGCGCGACCTCGAGCTGCTGGGGTTCATCGTCAGCTCACCGTTCCGTGGGGCGATCGTGCGGCAGCTGTCGGTCGAGGATCTGGTGCAGATCTATCCCATCCGGGCCGTGCTCGAAGGGCTCGCGGCGCATGACGCGGCAACGCGCATCACGGCGTCGGACTTGAAGCGGCTCGAAAGGTTGCTGGCGACGATGCGAAGCGCGGCGTCGCGAGGGGACAAGCGCGCAGCCGTCGATGCCGATTTCGCGTTTCACCTCACCATTGTGGAAGCCTCCGGCAACTGGCTGCTCAAACAGTTCTGGGAGCGCATGCGCCTGGCAACCACGACGCTCCTCACCATCGCGAAGACGCATCGATCTCTGCCGGAGATCGCAGAGCGGCATCAACTGGTGCTCGATGCCCTACGGAGCCGCGATGCCGACGCGGCGGAGCAGGCCATGCGCCGTCACATCGACGAGCCGGGACAGTGGCTCCGAACGGCGATGGAAGAAGCCGAGGCCCAGAAGCCTGATCAGAGGCGCTCGACCCCGCGGGCGAAGAAGGCCGCGGGGTGA